One part of the Populus alba chromosome 18, ASM523922v2, whole genome shotgun sequence genome encodes these proteins:
- the LOC118046029 gene encoding transcription factor MYB114, translating to MPLAPRRSKCGKKEATRGAWTAEEDQKLARVIEIHGPKRWRSIAAKADLNRCGKSCRLRWMNHLRPNIKRGNISDQEEDLILRLHKLLGNRWSLIAGRLPGRTDNEIKNYWNSHLSKKIKQKEEKPVIISTLKQPEPEKTNVLGMDNIAMGREEGTSKRLEDSKSSFVGDDFFDFSNEDPVNLEWMSKFLEADEYLYEFP from the exons ATGCCACTGGCTCCTAGGAGAAGTAAGTGCGGTAAAAAGGAAGCTACCAGAGGAGCATGGACAGCTGAAGAGGACCAAAAACTGGCCCGAGTCATTGAAATTCATGGTCCAAAGAGGTGGAGATCAATTGCTGCCAAAGCAG ATCTGAATAGATGTGGTAAGAGCTGCAGGTTGAGATGGATGAATCATCTTAGACCAAATATTAAGAGAGGTAACATATCAGACCAAGAAGAGGACTTGATACTCAGGCTTCACAAGCTCCTTGGTAACAG atGGTCTTTGATAGCTGGAAGACTGCCTGGAAGGACTGATAATGAAATCAAGAACTACTGGAATTCTCATTTGAGCAAAAAGATAAAGCAAAAAGAGGAGAAGCCAGTAATAATCTCAACATTGAAACAACCTGAGCCAGAGAAAACCAATGTACTGGGTATGGATAATATTGCCATGGGAAGGGAGGAGGGTACTTCTAAGAGACTAGAGGACTCAAAATCTAGCTTTGTTGGGGATGACTTCTTTGATTTCTCCAATGAGGACCCTGTGAATTTGGAATGGATGAGTAAATTCCTTGAGGCTGATGAGTATTTGTATGAATTTCCATGA